The bacterium genome includes a window with the following:
- the ftsZ gene encoding cell division protein FtsZ — MFELVEEESVQGAKIKVIGLGGAGGNAVNTMIEKWSVSGLERVLASGGIDFITANTDLQALKGSRAPIKMQLGRDLTRGLGAGADPEVGRKAAIESEAEITRFLEGADMVFITAGMGGGTGTGAAPVIARIARDLGALTIGVVTKPFSFEGKRRGRFAQQGLESLEESVDSLISIPNERLLIVAGKNMALTDAFKMADEVLLHAVRGISDLILVEGLINLDFADIRAVMSTMGTTLMGSGSASGEHRSNEAATRAISSPLLENISIRGATGILLNVTGGPDLTLFEVNEAAKLIQEEAHEDANIIFGAVVDPTMGSEVRVTVIATGFEKALRRPTEFVPYQKQPVREAPEMPMAASARPDLVLQEVEMEEPAPRAPSSRAKIPVHSDLKRMMGDFRLQDFMNREPDSDEYDVPTFLRKHAD; from the coding sequence ATGTTTGAACTGGTGGAAGAGGAATCCGTACAGGGCGCCAAGATCAAGGTGATCGGGCTGGGAGGGGCGGGCGGCAACGCGGTCAACACGATGATCGAAAAATGGAGCGTCTCCGGTCTGGAACGCGTGCTCGCGAGCGGCGGGATCGACTTCATCACCGCGAACACGGACCTCCAGGCCCTCAAGGGCAGCCGGGCCCCGATCAAGATGCAGTTGGGCCGCGACCTGACCCGGGGACTCGGGGCGGGGGCCGATCCCGAGGTGGGGCGCAAAGCGGCGATCGAGAGCGAGGCCGAGATCACGCGCTTTCTAGAAGGCGCGGACATGGTCTTCATCACCGCCGGCATGGGCGGCGGGACCGGCACCGGGGCGGCGCCCGTCATCGCGAGGATCGCGCGGGACCTGGGCGCGCTCACCATCGGCGTCGTGACGAAACCCTTCAGCTTCGAGGGAAAGCGCCGGGGACGATTCGCCCAGCAGGGCCTCGAGTCCTTGGAGGAGTCGGTGGACAGCCTGATCAGCATCCCCAACGAAAGGCTCTTGATCGTCGCGGGCAAGAACATGGCACTGACCGACGCCTTCAAGATGGCCGACGAAGTGCTCCTGCACGCCGTCCGCGGCATTTCGGACCTCATCCTGGTGGAGGGGCTCATCAATCTCGATTTTGCCGACATCCGGGCCGTCATGAGCACGATGGGCACGACCCTCATGGGCAGCGGAAGCGCCTCCGGCGAGCACCGCTCCAACGAAGCCGCGACGCGGGCGATCTCTTCGCCCCTCCTGGAAAACATTTCGATCCGCGGGGCGACGGGGATCCTGCTCAACGTCACCGGAGGCCCGGATCTGACGCTCTTCGAGGTCAACGAGGCGGCCAAGTTGATCCAGGAGGAGGCGCACGAGGACGCCAACATCATCTTCGGAGCGGTGGTCGACCCGACGATGGGTTCCGAGGTCCGTGTGACGGTCATCGCGACCGGATTCGAGAAGGCCCTGCGGCGCCCGACGGAGTTCGTGCCCTACCAGAAGCAACCGGTCCGCGAGGCCCCCGAAATGCCGATGGCGGCCTCCGCTCGACCCGACCTGGTCCTTCAGGAGGTCGAAATGGAAGAACCCGCGCCCCGGGCCCCGTCCTCCCGCGCCAAAATCCCGGTTCATTCGGACCTGAAACGCATGATGGGCGACTTCCGGCTCCAAGATTTCATGAACCGGGAGCCTGACTCGGACGAATACGACGTCCCGACATTTTTGAGGAAGCATGCGGATTGA
- a CDS encoding LysM peptidoglycan-binding domain-containing protein, with product MKIIRLKIIFALLSAVGVLGACATAPKNVETAIPQDHFAEIQRPDIPLVMNDRVQDWLDYFQGTGRSHFERYLARSAKYIPMIRKVLKQHGLPQDLVYLAMIESGFNPHAYSRARATGTWQFIYQTGVRYGLQVDQWVDERRDPEKSTVAAAKYLKDLYDRYNDWYLAAASYNAGEGKIDRAIRKYATEDFWELSHGRYLRNETKDYVPKLIAAAMIARDPEKYGFKNIPYESPVAFESVEIEEPVDLRVAAKCAGITYEEMKALNPEILHWVTPPQGRNYQIKVPAGTGGKFLSSYASLKPYERLGDEKVTVDEIKSIRRLADEHDVPPVLLAAANGRGIDDTLSAGTQITLPMAPPEGESFYEKVYERRRGGRMIAYRVRRGDTAKSISRNLGISVAALKDYNPHVNWSKVRVGQKLKIQTAPGKTRYAKAGKGTKYAKKSRGGRNVAMVEKSSGKGGHATHKVQSGDTLGEIAKKYNVTTGQLKAANGISDPKKLKQGQTLKIPAPSKSASNISSASPSM from the coding sequence ATGAAGATCATTCGTCTGAAGATCATTTTCGCTCTTCTCTCGGCCGTCGGGGTCCTCGGCGCGTGCGCGACGGCGCCCAAAAACGTCGAAACGGCCATTCCCCAGGACCATTTCGCGGAAATCCAGCGCCCGGACATCCCGCTCGTCATGAACGACCGTGTTCAGGACTGGCTGGATTACTTTCAAGGAACGGGACGGTCCCATTTCGAACGGTATTTGGCACGGTCTGCCAAGTACATTCCGATGATCCGGAAGGTTCTGAAGCAGCATGGTTTGCCGCAGGACCTGGTCTACCTGGCCATGATCGAGAGCGGGTTCAACCCCCACGCCTATTCCCGAGCCCGGGCGACGGGGACCTGGCAGTTCATCTACCAGACGGGCGTTCGTTACGGCCTCCAAGTCGATCAATGGGTGGACGAGAGGCGCGATCCCGAAAAATCCACCGTCGCCGCCGCGAAGTACCTGAAGGACCTCTACGACCGCTACAACGATTGGTACCTGGCGGCCGCCAGCTACAACGCGGGCGAAGGAAAGATCGACCGGGCCATCCGCAAGTACGCGACCGAGGACTTCTGGGAGCTGTCTCATGGACGTTATCTCCGCAACGAAACGAAGGACTACGTTCCCAAGCTCATCGCGGCCGCGATGATCGCCCGTGATCCTGAAAAGTACGGCTTCAAGAACATCCCCTACGAATCGCCCGTCGCTTTCGAGTCGGTCGAGATCGAAGAGCCGGTTGACCTCCGGGTGGCCGCAAAATGCGCCGGGATCACCTATGAGGAGATGAAGGCCCTGAATCCGGAGATCCTGCATTGGGTCACGCCGCCCCAGGGCCGAAATTATCAGATCAAGGTCCCCGCGGGAACCGGCGGCAAGTTCCTCTCCAGTTACGCCTCCCTCAAGCCCTATGAGAGGCTGGGCGACGAGAAGGTGACGGTGGACGAGATCAAGTCCATCCGCCGCCTGGCCGACGAACACGACGTGCCCCCGGTCCTCCTGGCCGCCGCCAACGGGAGAGGCATTGACGACACCCTGAGCGCAGGAACCCAGATCACCCTCCCCATGGCACCGCCGGAAGGGGAATCGTTCTATGAAAAGGTGTACGAACGGAGGCGTGGCGGGCGGATGATCGCCTACCGCGTTCGCCGAGGCGATACGGCCAAGTCCATCAGCCGGAATCTGGGGATCAGCGTCGCGGCCCTCAAGGACTACAATCCCCACGTCAACTGGTCGAAGGTCCGGGTGGGGCAGAAGCTCAAGATTCAGACCGCACCCGGCAAGACCCGGTACGCGAAGGCGGGGAAGGGGACGAAGTACGCGAAGAAATCACGAGGCGGCCGGAACGTCGCGATGGTCGAGAAGTCGTCCGGCAAGGGAGGCCACGCGACCCACAAGGTCCAGTCGGGCGACACGCTGGGGGAGATCGCCAAGAAGTACAACGTCACCACGGGCCAATTGAAGGCCGCCAACGGCATCTCCGATCCGAAAAAGCTCAAACAAGGCCAGACGCTCAAGATCCCGGCCCCTTCCAAGTCCGCTTCGAACATCTCCTCGGCATCACCTTCGATGTGA
- a CDS encoding homocysteine S-methyltransferase family protein produces MSKSKFILMDGAMGTMLLAHGVPLGTCFEALNLSRPELIREIHRSYAGAGAEVLVANTFGANRPRLSNHRLAGRLEAINRAGIRLARQSAGRRRVFASIGPLGQAAKRMSFPQMFQSFKEQALALEKESPSGYVIETMTSLTEAEAATAAARQVSDGTVLALLARPLRLTPETAELAAATLRSAGADVLGANCGASPEDAFSLLQALRRADEGPFAARISGGLPGHTLSPAEFAGWGLRFKKLGCTWIGGCCGTTPAHIREFKRSL; encoded by the coding sequence ATGTCGAAATCTAAGTTCATCCTCATGGACGGAGCGATGGGCACGATGTTGCTCGCGCACGGAGTTCCCCTCGGAACGTGTTTCGAGGCCTTGAATCTTTCCCGTCCGGAGTTGATCCGCGAAATCCACCGGAGCTACGCCGGCGCCGGGGCGGAGGTCCTTGTCGCAAACACCTTCGGCGCGAACCGCCCCCGTCTGTCAAACCACCGCCTCGCCGGCCGCCTTGAGGCGATCAACCGCGCGGGGATCCGCCTGGCCAGACAGTCCGCGGGACGCAGGCGCGTCTTCGCCTCGATCGGCCCGTTGGGCCAGGCGGCAAAACGGATGTCGTTTCCCCAGATGTTCCAATCCTTCAAGGAACAGGCCCTCGCCCTCGAAAAGGAGTCCCCCTCGGGATATGTCATCGAGACGATGACCTCCCTCACGGAGGCGGAAGCGGCCACCGCGGCCGCGAGGCAGGTTTCGGACGGCACGGTCCTGGCGCTTCTTGCCCGCCCCCTGCGCCTGACCCCCGAAACGGCGGAACTCGCCGCCGCCACGCTCCGTTCCGCGGGTGCGGACGTCCTCGGCGCCAACTGCGGCGCTTCGCCCGAAGACGCCTTTTCGCTCCTCCAAGCGCTCCGGCGCGCCGACGAAGGCCCCTTCGCCGCGCGGATTTCCGGCGGCCTTCCGGGCCATACGCTCTCACCCGCGGAATTCGCCGGATGGGGCCTGCGATTCAAGAAATTGGGTTGTACGTGGATCGGCGGCTGTTGCGGGACGACTCCCGCGCACATCCGGGAATTTAAACGATCTCTTTGA
- the acs gene encoding acetate--CoA ligase: MSIDSLSQESRVFPPPPSVRRNAWIKDVASYQAMYDRSLRDPEGFWDEIASEFFWFRKWRKVLSYDWNDRIDIRWFEGGRTNLCVNAVDRHLKKNADRLAYLWIGNDGEERRLTYSDLAREVGRTANALKSLGVKKGDRVAIYLPMIPELPIAMLACARIGAVHSVVFGGFSAEALKDRILDCGAKILITSDGGVRGPKKFPMKETADAAMDHCARDGHRVDACLVVRRTGDAVPMASGRDQPWSDLVGRASPECPAEAMDAESPLFILYTSGSTGKPKGVLHTTAGYMIHAAATFKYVFDYHPADLFFCTADIGWVTGHSYLVYGPLANAASLVLFEGVPNHPKPDRFWEIVERHKVTILYTAPTAIRALMREGEEWPAQRDLSSLRILGTVGEPINPEAWMWYHRVIGKERCPIVDTWWQTETGGILISPLPGAMATKPGSASRPFFGVEPAILREDGTECGVNEGGYLVLKRPWPGMMRTVYGDHGRFRETYFTRFPGTYFTGDGARRDADGDYWLMGRIDDVLNVSGHRIGTAEVESALVSHPAVAEAAVVGFPHEIKGQGIYAFVVLKNDAGADIKALQNQVRTEIGPIAVPDVIQMANALPKTRSGKIMRRILRKIAEGRPDEVGDTSTLADPAVVATLIQSHRR; this comes from the coding sequence ATGTCGATCGACTCTCTGAGTCAAGAATCACGGGTCTTTCCGCCCCCCCCGTCCGTCAGGAGGAACGCCTGGATCAAGGACGTCGCATCGTATCAGGCCATGTACGACCGCTCCCTCAGGGACCCGGAGGGCTTTTGGGACGAAATCGCCTCGGAGTTTTTCTGGTTCCGAAAATGGCGAAAGGTCCTCTCTTACGACTGGAACGACAGGATCGACATTCGGTGGTTCGAGGGAGGCCGGACCAACCTCTGCGTCAACGCCGTCGACCGGCATTTGAAAAAAAACGCGGACCGCCTGGCCTACCTCTGGATCGGCAATGACGGCGAGGAGCGCCGGCTGACGTACTCCGACCTCGCGCGGGAGGTCGGGCGCACCGCCAACGCCCTCAAGTCCCTCGGCGTCAAGAAGGGGGACCGCGTCGCGATCTACCTTCCCATGATTCCGGAGCTTCCGATCGCCATGCTCGCTTGCGCGCGGATCGGGGCGGTCCATTCGGTCGTCTTCGGCGGATTTTCGGCCGAAGCCCTGAAAGACCGCATCCTCGATTGCGGGGCTAAAATCCTGATCACCAGCGACGGCGGCGTGCGAGGCCCCAAGAAGTTCCCGATGAAGGAGACGGCCGACGCGGCCATGGATCACTGCGCCCGCGATGGACATCGCGTCGACGCCTGCCTCGTCGTCCGCCGGACCGGGGACGCGGTGCCCATGGCCTCCGGACGCGATCAACCTTGGTCGGACCTGGTGGGCCGCGCCTCTCCGGAGTGCCCCGCCGAAGCCATGGACGCGGAGTCCCCTCTCTTCATCCTCTACACCTCAGGCTCGACGGGAAAGCCCAAGGGCGTCCTTCACACGACGGCGGGCTACATGATCCATGCGGCGGCCACATTCAAATACGTCTTCGACTATCATCCCGCGGACCTTTTTTTCTGCACGGCGGACATCGGCTGGGTCACGGGGCACAGCTACCTGGTCTACGGCCCGCTCGCGAACGCGGCCTCCCTCGTCCTCTTTGAGGGCGTTCCCAACCACCCCAAACCGGACCGTTTTTGGGAGATCGTCGAACGCCACAAGGTGACGATCCTGTACACCGCTCCCACCGCCATCCGCGCCCTGATGCGGGAGGGGGAGGAATGGCCGGCCCAGCGCGACCTGTCGTCGCTCAGGATCCTCGGCACCGTTGGCGAGCCGATCAATCCCGAGGCGTGGATGTGGTACCACCGGGTCATCGGCAAGGAGAGATGCCCCATCGTGGATACCTGGTGGCAGACGGAGACCGGAGGCATCCTCATCAGCCCCCTGCCCGGAGCCATGGCGACCAAACCGGGTTCGGCCTCCCGTCCCTTTTTCGGCGTCGAACCGGCCATCCTCCGCGAGGACGGCACGGAGTGCGGGGTCAACGAGGGCGGCTACCTCGTTCTCAAACGCCCGTGGCCGGGGATGATGCGGACGGTCTACGGCGACCACGGCCGCTTTCGGGAGACCTATTTCACGCGCTTTCCGGGGACGTACTTCACCGGCGACGGGGCGCGGCGCGACGCGGATGGCGACTACTGGCTCATGGGCCGGATCGACGACGTTCTGAACGTCTCGGGCCATCGGATCGGGACGGCGGAGGTCGAGAGCGCCTTGGTCTCGCACCCCGCGGTCGCGGAGGCGGCGGTCGTCGGCTTCCCGCATGAGATCAAGGGGCAGGGGATTTATGCCTTTGTGGTGTTGAAGAACGATGCAGGGGCGGATATCAAGGCCCTGCAAAATCAGGTCCGTACCGAAATCGGCCCCATCGCCGTCCCGGACGTGATTCAAATGGCCAACGCCCTGCCCAAGACCCGCTCCGGCAAGATCATGCGGCGGATTTTAAGGAAGATCGCGGAAGGAAGGCCGGATGAAGTCGGAGACACGTCGACGCTGGCCGATCCTGCTGTCGTTGCGACCCTGATTCAATCACATCGAAGGTGA
- a CDS encoding S41 family peptidase: MRFRTALACLCAAIILSTVIASPARAKKKGKEAAGGPSAASLYKELDLFTKVLNLVQDDYVEDPDGRELVYGAIRGLLSTLDPHSVFMTPEAYRELRVDTEGRFGGVGLEVTVRNNVLTVVTAIEGSPAEKAGVHAGDRILKIDGVSTKEIGLAEAVRKMRGSRGSKVHLTLLREGQRDPIEVSLHRDTIRIKSVRSSLEEGGFGYVRIASFQEDTDEDLRKNLDALEKKNKGPLKGLVIDLRNNPGGLLDEAVDVSDEFLESGTIVTTASRNHEVDRRIATKSGKEPSYPLIIMVNGGSASAAEIVAGALQDHKRAVLLGTQTFGKGTVQTIFELGDGAALKLTVAKYYTPKGRSIQAEGIKPDVVVEAQKPRQTGSPASKDRYVSEKDLAGHLEKKVEKKKEAEAAKTEEEDYQKRVALNYLKSWQVFQKK, translated from the coding sequence TTGAGATTTCGGACCGCGCTCGCCTGCTTGTGCGCCGCCATCATCCTGTCGACCGTCATCGCCTCGCCCGCAAGGGCCAAGAAGAAGGGAAAAGAGGCCGCCGGCGGTCCTTCGGCCGCGTCCCTCTATAAGGAGTTGGATCTCTTCACGAAGGTCTTGAACCTCGTTCAGGACGACTATGTCGAAGATCCCGACGGGCGCGAGCTGGTCTACGGGGCGATCCGCGGGCTTCTCTCCACGCTCGACCCGCATTCCGTCTTCATGACGCCCGAAGCCTACCGCGAACTTCGGGTGGACACCGAGGGACGCTTCGGGGGCGTGGGTCTCGAGGTGACGGTCAGGAACAACGTGCTCACGGTCGTCACCGCCATCGAGGGTTCTCCCGCGGAAAAGGCGGGGGTCCATGCCGGCGACCGCATCCTCAAGATCGACGGCGTCTCCACCAAGGAGATCGGCCTGGCGGAAGCCGTCCGCAAGATGCGCGGCTCGCGCGGTTCCAAGGTGCATCTGACTCTGTTGCGCGAGGGACAGCGCGACCCCATTGAAGTCAGCCTCCATCGCGACACCATCCGAATCAAGAGCGTCCGCTCAAGTCTCGAGGAGGGGGGCTTCGGCTACGTCCGGATCGCGTCGTTCCAGGAGGATACGGACGAGGACCTGAGGAAGAATCTGGACGCCCTTGAGAAGAAGAACAAGGGTCCTCTCAAAGGGCTCGTGATCGATCTGCGCAACAACCCGGGGGGCCTGCTCGACGAGGCGGTCGACGTCAGCGACGAATTCCTCGAGTCGGGAACGATCGTCACGACCGCGAGCCGCAACCACGAGGTCGACCGCCGGATCGCGACCAAGAGCGGAAAAGAGCCGTCTTATCCACTCATCATCATGGTGAACGGAGGCAGCGCCTCCGCGGCCGAAATCGTCGCCGGCGCCCTCCAAGACCACAAGAGGGCCGTGCTCCTGGGCACGCAGACCTTCGGCAAGGGGACGGTCCAGACCATTTTCGAGTTGGGGGACGGAGCGGCGCTCAAGCTCACCGTCGCCAAGTACTATACGCCCAAGGGGCGCTCGATCCAAGCCGAGGGCATCAAACCGGACGTCGTGGTCGAGGCGCAGAAGCCGCGCCAGACGGGATCTCCGGCGTCGAAAGACCGTTACGTGAGCGAGAAAGATCTCGCGGGACACCTCGAAAAGAAGGTCGAAAAGAAGAAAGAGGCCGAAGCCGCCAAGACGGAAGAGGAAGATTACCAGAAGCGCGTCGCTTTGAACTATCTCAAGAGCTGGCAGGTCTTCCAAAAAAAGTGA
- a CDS encoding transketolase encodes MAALQDLSKLVRHHILVSTTEAASGHPTSSLSAADLMTALFFKYLRADLDRPEHPNNDRVIFSKGHAAPLLYSLYAAAGVLTEADLMTLRKLGSPLQGHPTPAFRYAEAATGSLGQGLSIGAGMALNAKFLDKLPYRTFVLLGDGEMAEGSVWEAAQIAAYYKLDNLIAVVDVNRLGQSQETMYGHDAEAYSKRLAAFGWDVVTIDGHSFPEIEKAYEATFAANGRPKAIVAKTIKGHGISFLADKPGWHGKALSPADLEKALKELGPVDRKLKGPVQKPQDLKPAAAPVSPAPAPSYQKGDKVATRKAYGQALARLVVQHPNLVAIDAETKNSTFAEILMEKRKENYFEMFIAEQNMIGVGVGLARRGKIPFASSFAAFLTRAYDQIRMAAVSEANLKCAGSHVGVSIGEDGPSQMGLEDIAMFRAVHGSTVLYPSDAVSSEALVEEMIKTPGIVYLRTSRPATPVLYDVSEKFPVGGSKTLRSSGQDAVTLVAAGVTLHESLKAADLLAKDGVSVRVIDAYSVKPIDAKTLRKAAQETKALVVVEDHWPEGGLGDAVLEVLAEQPKVPVYKVAVRILPGSGKPEELVEQAGLSAAAIVRKIKEIV; translated from the coding sequence ATGGCGGCCCTTCAAGATCTGTCCAAGCTCGTTCGTCATCACATCCTCGTCTCCACGACGGAGGCGGCCTCAGGCCATCCCACGTCCTCCCTCTCGGCGGCGGACCTGATGACCGCTCTCTTCTTCAAATACCTGCGGGCCGACCTGGACCGTCCGGAACATCCGAACAACGACCGGGTGATCTTCTCCAAGGGGCATGCGGCCCCGCTTTTGTACTCCCTCTATGCCGCGGCCGGCGTCCTGACGGAGGCCGATCTAATGACCCTCCGCAAGCTGGGCAGCCCTCTCCAAGGACATCCCACGCCCGCCTTCCGCTATGCGGAGGCCGCGACCGGAAGCCTGGGGCAGGGTCTTTCCATCGGCGCCGGCATGGCGTTGAACGCCAAGTTCCTCGATAAGCTGCCTTACCGGACGTTCGTCCTTTTGGGAGACGGAGAGATGGCGGAGGGCTCGGTCTGGGAGGCGGCGCAGATCGCGGCCTACTACAAGCTCGACAACTTGATCGCCGTGGTGGACGTGAACCGGCTCGGCCAATCGCAGGAAACCATGTATGGCCACGATGCCGAGGCCTACTCAAAACGCCTCGCGGCCTTCGGATGGGACGTGGTCACGATCGACGGTCATTCCTTTCCCGAGATCGAAAAGGCCTACGAGGCGACATTTGCGGCGAACGGCCGACCCAAGGCGATTGTCGCGAAAACGATTAAGGGTCACGGCATCTCCTTCCTGGCCGACAAACCCGGCTGGCATGGCAAGGCCCTGTCTCCCGCGGATTTGGAAAAGGCGTTGAAGGAGCTCGGACCGGTCGACCGGAAACTCAAGGGCCCGGTCCAAAAGCCCCAGGACTTGAAGCCCGCTGCGGCGCCCGTGTCGCCGGCCCCGGCCCCGTCCTATCAGAAGGGCGACAAGGTCGCGACCCGCAAGGCGTACGGCCAGGCCTTGGCCCGCTTGGTCGTCCAGCATCCCAACCTGGTGGCCATCGACGCGGAGACGAAAAACTCGACCTTCGCCGAAATCCTCATGGAAAAGAGGAAAGAGAACTATTTCGAGATGTTCATCGCCGAGCAGAACATGATCGGCGTGGGCGTGGGACTCGCGCGGCGCGGCAAGATCCCGTTCGCCTCGTCGTTCGCAGCCTTTCTGACGCGCGCCTACGACCAGATCCGCATGGCGGCGGTGTCGGAGGCCAATCTCAAGTGCGCGGGCTCGCACGTGGGCGTCTCCATCGGGGAGGACGGTCCGTCGCAAATGGGATTGGAAGACATCGCGATGTTCCGGGCCGTGCACGGAAGCACCGTTCTGTACCCGTCGGACGCCGTGTCCTCCGAGGCCTTGGTCGAGGAGATGATCAAGACGCCCGGCATCGTTTATCTCCGCACGAGCCGCCCGGCGACGCCGGTGCTTTACGATGTTTCGGAAAAGTTTCCAGTGGGGGGCTCCAAGACGCTCCGGTCTTCGGGCCAAGACGCGGTCACTCTCGTCGCCGCCGGCGTGACTCTGCACGAATCCCTCAAGGCCGCCGACCTCCTGGCCAAGGACGGTGTTTCCGTGCGGGTGATCGACGCCTATTCCGTCAAGCCGATCGACGCCAAGACCTTGAGAAAGGCCGCGCAGGAAACCAAGGCCTTGGTCGTGGTGGAGGACCATTGGCCGGAAGGCGGCTTGGGAGACGCGGTCTTGGAGGTCCTGGCCGAGCAGCCGAAGGTGCCCGTCTACAAAGTGGCGGTCCGCATCCTCCCCGGCTCGGGCAAGCCGGAGGAGTTGGTCGAGCAGGCGGGTCTTTCCGCCGCCGCGATTGTCCGAAAGATCAAAGAGATCGTTTAA
- the murI gene encoding glutamate racemase: protein MPQRPIGIFDSGIGGLTVFREIAKILPHEDLIYLGDTARVPYGTKSASTVTRYAFQNVRFLLQERVKIVVVACNTASAFALEPLQKEFPIPILGVIEPGVSGALRAVATKAKRRVGVIGTEGTIASRAYSKSLERQDADLSVKSAACPLFVPLVEEGWWDNDVAESVARVHLRDLLAEGLDALILGCTHYPLLKKTLRRVAGDGITLVDSAEETARETASLLAARGLARASHPEPIRKFFVTDSPERFQRVGQRILGRELTNIHHVEI, encoded by the coding sequence GCCTCACGGTTTTCCGGGAAATCGCCAAGATCCTTCCCCATGAAGACTTGATCTATCTGGGAGACACGGCGCGCGTTCCGTACGGGACAAAGTCCGCCTCGACGGTCACGCGCTACGCATTTCAAAACGTCCGGTTTCTGCTGCAAGAGAGAGTCAAGATCGTCGTGGTCGCCTGCAATACCGCCTCGGCCTTCGCCCTGGAGCCCCTCCAAAAGGAGTTCCCGATCCCCATCCTGGGCGTGATCGAGCCTGGGGTTTCCGGTGCCTTGCGTGCGGTCGCAACGAAGGCGAAGCGCCGCGTGGGGGTCATCGGCACGGAGGGCACGATCGCAAGCCGGGCCTACTCGAAAAGTCTTGAGAGGCAAGACGCGGACCTCTCGGTCAAGAGCGCCGCGTGTCCCCTCTTCGTTCCCTTGGTTGAGGAGGGATGGTGGGACAACGACGTCGCCGAGAGCGTCGCCCGCGTCCATCTCCGGGACCTCCTCGCGGAGGGACTCGACGCCCTGATCCTCGGTTGCACGCATTACCCCCTGCTCAAGAAGACGCTCCGAAGGGTCGCCGGCGATGGGATCACCCTCGTCGATTCCGCCGAGGAGACGGCGCGGGAAACAGCCTCCCTGCTTGCCGCACGCGGCCTTGCGCGGGCATCCCATCCGGAGCCCATCCGAAAGTTCTTCGTCACCGATTCACCGGAACGCTTTCAAAGGGTGGGGCAACGGATCTTAGGGCGGGAGCTGACCAACATTCACCATGTCGAAATCTAA